The following DNA comes from Mycolicibacterium aromaticivorans JS19b1 = JCM 16368.
GCCCAAGGACCACGTCCCCGACCCCGTGCTGGGGGAGGCGTTCGGCCGCCCCTACCCGGGCGGCGACTCGCTGCAGCGGCACCCCGCAGACGCCGGTGCGCTGGACGCTGAGCGCGACGACGATTCCGACGACGTCGACGATCCCTGGCGGGATCCGGGGGCGGCGGCCGCTCTCGGCACGCCGGCACTGCAGCAGGCGGCGCCCGTCGTCGCGGCCGGGCCCACCGGCAAGCTCGGCGTGCGTGACGTGCTGTTCGGCGGGCGGGTGTCCTACGTCTCGCTGGCTGTGTTGGGCATCATCGCGCTGCTGATCGGGTTCGCCGGCGGCTGGGTGGGGCGCAAGACGGCCGAGGTCGTCGAGGCGTTCACCACATCGAAGGTCTCGCTGGCCACCAACAGCACCGGTGAGGTGCCGCCCGGCAGGTTCGCCAAGGTGGCCGCGTCGGTCGCCGATTCCGTGGTGACCATCGAGGCGGTCAGCGACGAGGAAGGCGCCCAGGGCTCCGGCGTGGTCGTCGACGGCCGCGGCTACATCGTCACCAACAACCACGTGATCTCCGACGCCGCCAACAATCCGAGCAAGTTCAAGATCTCGGTGGTGTTCAACGACGGCAAGTCGGTGCCGGCCAACCTCGTCGGCCGCGACCCGAAGACCGACCTGGCCGTGCTCAAGGTCGACAACGTCGACAACCTGACGGTGGCCCGCTTCGGGGACTCCGACAAGGTTCACGTCGGCGACGAGGTGATCGCCGCCGGTGCCCCGCTGGGCCTGCGCAGCACCGTCACCCACGGCATCATCAGCGCGTTGCACCGGCCCATCCCGCTCTCGGGTGAGGGATCGGACACCGACACCGTCATCGACGCCATCCAGACCGACGCCTCCATCAATCACGGCAACTCCGGTGGCCCGCTGATCAACATGAACTCTGAGGTCATCGGCATCAACACTGCCGGAAAGTCGTTGTCCGACAGTGCAAGTGGCCTCGGGTTCGCAATCCCGGTCAACGAGGTCAAGCAGACCGTCGAGGCGCTGATCAAGGACGGCAAGGTGGCCCACCCGACGCTCGGACTCACGGCGCGCTCGGTCAGCAACGACCTCGCCCAGGGCGCTCAGGTGGCCAACGTCAAGGCGGGCAGTCCCGCCGAGAAGGCCGGCATCCTCGAGAACGACATCGTGGTCAAGGTCGGCAACCGCACGGTCGCCGACGCCGACGAGTTCGCGGTCGCCATCCGTCAGCTCAAGATCGGTCAGGACGCGCCCATCGAGGTCATTCGCGATGGCCGCAAGGTCACGCTGACGGTGAACCCCGCACCGGACAACTGACCCGATGTTCGCGAATGTCGGCTGGGGCGAAATGCTCGTGCTGCTGGTCATCGGGCTGGTGGTCCTCGGTCCCGAGCGGCTGCCCGGTGCCATCCGGTGGACGTCGAATTCGTTGCGGCAGGCCCGTGACTACATCAGCGGCGCCACCAGTCAGCTGCGTGACGACCTGGGGCCGGAGTTCGAGGATCTGCGCCAGCCGCTGAGCGAGTTGCAGAAGCTGCGCGGTATGACGCCGCGGGCCGCGCTCACCAAACACCTTCTCGACGGCGACGATTCGTGGATCAATGAAGCCTTCCAGTCGCCGGGAGCTGCCGGGCCGGCGACATCAGAGACAGTGAAGCCGCACAGTGCGCCGCCCCCGCAGGCCGTGGTGCCCAAGCCCGAGCCGTTGCCTCCCGGCACGCCCGCGCCCTTCGACGCCGACGCCACCTAAGGATTTGGGCGCGTTTTCGTTCGCTCAGCGGCGGTTTGCGCGCCCAACTCGCGCGATCGCCTACAGGTGGCGGGTGGTGTCCAGTCCCAGCGACATCCCGGCCAGTCCGCGCCGTCGTGCCGCCAGCTTGTCGGCGATGCCGCGCAGTTCCTTGCCGGCCGCCGAATCGGGCGCTGAAAGGACAAGCGGCACACCGGAATCGCCGGCCGCCACCAACGCGGGGTCCAGCGGCACCTGACCCAGCAGGGGCACATCAGCGCCGACCGACCGGGTGAGGCTCTCGGCGACCTGGCGGCCGCCACCTTCGCCGAAGATCTGCATCGTGGTGCCGTCCGGCATCAGCAGCCCCGACATGTTCTCGACCACGCCGACGATGCGTTGGCGGGTCTGCAGCGCGATCGCCCCGGCGCGTTCGGCCACCTCGGCGGCGGCGAGCTGCGGTGTCGTCACCACCAGGATCTCGGCGCCGGGAACCAGCTGAGCCACCGAGATCGCCACGTCGCCGGTGCCCGGCGGCAGGTCGAGCAGCAGCACGTCCAGGTCGCCCCAGTACACATCGGCGAGGAACTGCTGCAGCGCCCGGTGCAGCATCGGTCCACGCCACACCACCGGTGCGTTGCCCTGGGTGAACTGGGCGATCGAGATGACCTTCACGTCGTGCGCGACCGGCGGCAGGATCATCGACTCCACCTGGGTGGGACGGTCGTCGGTGCCCATCATGCGCGGCACCGAATGGCCGTAGATGTCGGCGTCGAGGACGCCGACCGACAGGCCGCGAGCCGCCAGCGCCGCAGCCAGGTTGACCGTCACGCTCGACTTGCCGACACCGCCCTTACCGGAGGCGACGGCGTACACCCGGGTCAGCGAGCCGGGCTGGGCGAAGGGGATCACCGGTTCGGGCGCATCGCCGCGCAGTTGCTTGCGCAGTTCGGTGCGCTGCTCGTCGTTCATCACGTCGAGTGCGACGGTCACCGCCGCGGTGCCCGGCACATCGGCGACGGCCTGGGTCACCCGCTCGGTGATCTCGGTCTTCTTCGGGCACGCGGCCGTCGTGAGGTAGACCTCGACGTGCACGGCGCCGTCGTCGGCGACCGAGATGCTCTTGACCATGTTGAGCTCGGTGATCGGCTTGCGCAGCTCGGGATCGATCACTTTGCCCAGCGCAATGCGCACCTGGGTCTGCAGTTCGTTCTTTTCGGACATCACGGCCGAGTCTAGGTTGTGCGACTCCTGTCAGCGGAAACGGCCTGAGTGCTGACGCGGCGCGCGGTGACCACGGTCGCCATCACCAGAACGCCGATGACGACGACGGTGATCACCGAGTTGACGCCGTTGGCGGTGTCGACGGAGAACTTGCCGATGACGATCAGCCGGAACGCGACCTCGAGCAGGAGTCCGAGACCCCACATCGCGGACAGCCGGACGTGGATGCGCCGGCGACGGTCGGCGTCTGCAGCCTCCGCCTCCTCGTCGGCGTTGCTGAATCGGTCACTGACGACCTGCGTCAACGGGGTCCCGATCACGCAGCTGCCCAGAAAGATCAGTCCGCCGATTCCGTTGACGACGGTGTTGCCCACCAGCACCAGTTTGGGATCCGTCGTGGACAACCCGACGACCAGGCTGAGCCCGAAGGTCAGCAGCAGGTACACGGCGAACGGGTCCAGTCGCCGGACTCTGACCACGCTGTAGATCACCCTTAGGCCCGACAACACCGTGGCCGACAGCAAGGCGACGTACTCGGATACTCCCGCCGCGCGCAGTCCGTAATAGGCGATCAGCGGCGGTGCGACGTCAGCCGCGACGGTCTGGAGCACGGGGCGCATCGACCGTTGTTGTGCCGGGTTACGTTGACTCACAACGCGTTACGTTATCGCCGCTGGCTGTCCGCTCGCTGTGCGAACTCGACCCGGTGCAGCTAGCTGGCCGGCCCCGGCAGCGCACCGTGCACGGCAGGCAGCGGCGCGGGTGCCGACACTTCCGCGACCGGCTCGGGAGCCGGCGGCGGGGGCGGCGACAGCCACGGGGGCTGCCACGGGGGCGGCGCGTCCGGCATGGCC
Coding sequences within:
- the tatB gene encoding Sec-independent protein translocase protein TatB — translated: MFANVGWGEMLVLLVIGLVVLGPERLPGAIRWTSNSLRQARDYISGATSQLRDDLGPEFEDLRQPLSELQKLRGMTPRAALTKHLLDGDDSWINEAFQSPGAAGPATSETVKPHSAPPPQAVVPKPEPLPPGTPAPFDADAT
- a CDS encoding Mrp/NBP35 family ATP-binding protein, with translation MSEKNELQTQVRIALGKVIDPELRKPITELNMVKSISVADDGAVHVEVYLTTAACPKKTEITERVTQAVADVPGTAAVTVALDVMNDEQRTELRKQLRGDAPEPVIPFAQPGSLTRVYAVASGKGGVGKSSVTVNLAAALAARGLSVGVLDADIYGHSVPRMMGTDDRPTQVESMILPPVAHDVKVISIAQFTQGNAPVVWRGPMLHRALQQFLADVYWGDLDVLLLDLPPGTGDVAISVAQLVPGAEILVVTTPQLAAAEVAERAGAIALQTRQRIVGVVENMSGLLMPDGTTMQIFGEGGGRQVAESLTRSVGADVPLLGQVPLDPALVAAGDSGVPLVLSAPDSAAGKELRGIADKLAARRRGLAGMSLGLDTTRHL
- a CDS encoding S1C family serine protease translates to MSPNQDNSGSSPRLAPRPVSRPAVDPAATRTFGRPQGVDGSFVAEELRPAKFRGEVEFQPKDHVPDPVLGEAFGRPYPGGDSLQRHPADAGALDAERDDDSDDVDDPWRDPGAAAALGTPALQQAAPVVAAGPTGKLGVRDVLFGGRVSYVSLAVLGIIALLIGFAGGWVGRKTAEVVEAFTTSKVSLATNSTGEVPPGRFAKVAASVADSVVTIEAVSDEEGAQGSGVVVDGRGYIVTNNHVISDAANNPSKFKISVVFNDGKSVPANLVGRDPKTDLAVLKVDNVDNLTVARFGDSDKVHVGDEVIAAGAPLGLRSTVTHGIISALHRPIPLSGEGSDTDTVIDAIQTDASINHGNSGGPLINMNSEVIGINTAGKSLSDSASGLGFAIPVNEVKQTVEALIKDGKVAHPTLGLTARSVSNDLAQGAQVANVKAGSPAEKAGILENDIVVKVGNRTVADADEFAVAIRQLKIGQDAPIEVIRDGRKVTLTVNPAPDN
- a CDS encoding VC0807 family protein, translated to MRPVLQTVAADVAPPLIAYYGLRAAGVSEYVALLSATVLSGLRVIYSVVRVRRLDPFAVYLLLTFGLSLVVGLSTTDPKLVLVGNTVVNGIGGLIFLGSCVIGTPLTQVVSDRFSNADEEAEAADADRRRRIHVRLSAMWGLGLLLEVAFRLIVIGKFSVDTANGVNSVITVVVIGVLVMATVVTARRVSTQAVSADRSRTT